Proteins from one Sabethes cyaneus chromosome 2, idSabCyanKW18_F2, whole genome shotgun sequence genomic window:
- the LOC128738046 gene encoding zinc finger protein 782-like, whose product MTASSLKTSNIDDTTEETERIKCWICPAKYFDNEQSYQDHTEKIHQGYQFRCEECEEEVLFKDLHEARQHVDDKHDINTEQCPECGESFNEFNLRKHLLLVHQQTRQYKCALCENQEFAEREDYESHIHNQHQGYRCKCTICHRLLKGKLRTHIEYIHSEGTARCNICNKEYSNKYKLMRHLKCHTDPRDPGAVVRCERCNETFESVSKLNYHKTKHQTKIYQCDKCSKMFYRNGALVQHQKSHEGEQELSCDRCNKCFTTSNGLRKHLTFHEKMPIV is encoded by the exons ATGACCGCTAGTAGTTTAAAAACTAGCAACATAGACGACACCACGGAGGAAACGGAGCGCATAAAATGCTGGATTTGTCCAGCAAAGTATTTCGACAACGAGCAGAGTTATCAAGATCACACGGAG AAAATCCATCAAGGTTATCAATTTCGGTGTGAGGAATGTGAGGAGGAGGTTTTGTTCAAAGATCTGCACGAAGCCCGACAGCATGTTGACGACAAGCATGACATTAACACTGAACAATGTCCTGAATGTGGGGAATCATTCAACGAATTTAACCTAAGGAAACACCTCCTCCTAGTGCACCAGCAGACACGACAGTACAAATGTGCCCTCTGTGAGAACCAGGAATTCGCGGAGCGGGAAGACTACGAAAGTCACATTCAT AACCAGCATCAGGGCTACCGTTGCAAGTGCACCATCTGCCATCGGCTGCTGAAGGGTAAGCTAAGAACTCACATCGAATACATCCACTCGGAGGGCACGGCAAGGTGCAACATCTGCAACAAAGAGTACAGCAACAAGTACAAACTGATGCGGCACCTGAAATGCCACACTGATCCGCGGGATCCCGGCGCCGTGGTACGCTGCGAACGATGCAACGAAACGTTCGAGAGCGTCAGCAAGTTGAACTATCATAAA ACAAAGCATCAAACCAAAATCTACCAGTGCGATAAGTGTTCGAAAATGTTCTACCGAAACGGTGCTCTGGTTCAGCACCAGAAAAGTCACGAAGGCGAACAGGAGCTGAGCTGTGATAGGTGCAATAAATGCTTTACGACCAGCAATGGTTTGCGCAAACATTTGACGTTTCATGAAAAAATGCCGATTGTATGA